CAGTTATATTTTGTGGTTTGCGATACCCGCTGCTACCGGCAGGGGAGGACGCGGCTGTGGGTGGGCGCTTACCGGACAGGGTGGTCCGGGCAATATGGATACCGTATTCGGATACGGCAGATTCTACTGGGTGGATATTCACAGCTGGGTTGCGATTGTTGCAATTATCTTGATTCTCGCCCATGTTTTGCTGCATTGGGATTGGAACATCGAATCGGTTAAAAGATTGAAAGGCCAGATTGTCGGCATGAAAACGGCTGTCCTTGAGCGTTATGTTACGAATGTTCTTTTATTTATATTTACTGTATTCGAAGTACTTTCGGGCTTTGTAATTTGGGTTGTCTTGCGCCGTGGCGACGGGCAGCTTTTAGATACTTTAAACGGGACCGGTGCAACATTTTGGGGGTTACAGCGCAATGAATGGTGCGATCTGCATACTTGGGTAGCTGTGGCGATGCTGTCGCTGGTTATCGTTCATGTTGTTATTCACTGGGATTGGGTAACCAAAGTGACATTAGGCAGGGTGAAAAACAATAAGTCTCAAAACGGAGCCAAATCAAAAAACCTTGAAATTAATGGTATATTGAATGAATTTGATGTGTGTGCTTATCAGAAACGAGTCGGGTTGTTACTTGGTTTATTCGGAGCGATTTGTTTTATAATTTTAGCGTTTACTTTTCGGCTTGATCATTTCCATAGATTTGATTTTATGCTGTATTTAATCCCTGTTCCGTTTATCGCTTTGCTGCTTGCTCATAGGTGGCAATATATTGGAGGCAGTGTTCTGGCTGCGATGGGATTAGCTATTGTTGCTATTTACGCTTATAATCCGATTATTACGGTATGGCGCATTGCCGGTGTTTGGCGAGAGACCGGGTGGGGCATCTTTTCGATATTAATGGTGGTTACAATACCATTTGTAATGTCGGCGGTATTTTATTTTCTTTCCCGTCGCAAGAAGTGTTTGAATGACTTTTAAAAGTTAAATACCCTCCCGGTAGGTTTTCTCTCACATGCTTTTATTTTTTACAATAATATCGAAGCTGGATAAATATTTTAACAATTTAGTAAGGAGGTGATGCCTGTTAATAAAGAATTGGTTAAAACAAATTTTATTCTACAAGCAGAGATAATGAAATGAAAGGAGAAAGAATTGAAAGAAGAAAAGGATTTGAAAACAGAAGAAACCAAGCAATCCGGTGAAGTTTCAAGAAGAGACTTTCTTGTAGGTGCCGGTACTGTGGTTGTTGGCGGCGCTGTCGGTGCTGGGTTACTTTCCAGCTGTAACGGCGGCGAAGATAAGACTGTAACAACAACTAAAACTGTTGAAAAGACAGTCACGGTTGATGGTGGCGGTGGTGGTGCTACTGTAACCGTAACCGAAACTGTTGGCGGCGAAGGTGCCATAACTATAACCGAAACCAAAACTGTTTCCGATGGTACTGGTGGTGGGGCTCTTGAGCCTTGGCAAGAGCCGGAAACTACAATAGTTGCCAGCCATATACATGTTGTTGCATGTGATGTTAAAAACGGTCGCATTGTTAGGGGTAGAAGAGTTCACTTTGAAGATGATGTTGAGGCCTGGTCCCTGTCGGCTCGAGGGAAAACTTGGACAGTGCCCTTGAAATCAACCGCTCCCGCTTACTACTTGGCTCATAGGAAACGTACCGATTCCCCAAACAGAATTCCCTATCCTCTGAAGAGAGTTGATTGGGAACCCGGTGGCGACCCTGCAAAGATTAATGCACAAAACAGAGGTAGAAGTAAATACAAGAGAATTTCATGGGATGAAGCTGCTACAATAATTGCAGGAGAAATGGTAAGAGTTGCGGATAAGTATGGCGTAGAAGCGGTATCATCATGTCGTAGCGGTCATCATCATGAAGGCCATAATGTTCAGGGTTCCATTGATACTATAAATGCTTTTATGTATTACTGGTCATTAGCTAAATATGGTTCTACCACCACTGATCGTCATGACCAGGCGAACAGTACTGCGGGGGGGCAAATGGGTGGCAGGTATGTGTTGGGAACTGATTACGAACCTAACGATGTACTGAAAGACATCTGTGAAAATACCGAATTAATGCTTGTTTGGCCCGGTGATGTCGGAAGCAAAACCTGGCGCTATACAATTGGACAGCTGCCCGGCATGTGGTATCACTGGTTTGAGGAGTTAGGGATAAAACGTGTCTTTATCAGCCCTGACTTAAACTTAGGTGCCAGTTTGTATGCCGATAAATGGATTCCTCTAATACCGCAAACTGATGCGGCTTTTATGCTTGCGATTGCTCATATTTGGTTTAAAGAAGGCACTTTTGACCAATCTTATTTGGATACACACACGGTTGGCTTCGAGAAATTTAAAGCATATGTGCTTGGAGAAGAAGACGGAGAGGAAAAAACAGTTGATTGGGCAGCTCCGATTTGTGGAGTTGATAAGTGGACTATTAAGGCCGTTGCACGTGCATGGGCGTCTAAAATCACGTCTATTGGTTACGGGCGTGCCGGTGGAGGAGCGGTTTGTAGAACGGTTTATGCTCATGAGGCACAGAGAATTCAGCTTTATTTGCAGGCGATGCAAGGCTTGGGAGCTCCGGGGAAACATACCCTTCACGCTTTCGGGCAAGTAATCGGTAAACCTGTAAAACCGGCAACAACAAATAGCGTTGGTGGCTCCGCGAAAATCACATCATTAATAGCTTCAGATCTTGGGCACAGATTGAACGCCAACGATAGAGATCGTCAGTTTATTCCTACCGGTAAATTAGAAAAAGCCATTCTTAACCCACCTGTTTACTACTATTCAATGGCAGACCAATTCTTTAAGCGTCGTTATCCGATGGAAGGTAAATCGGAAATCCACTTTATGTGGCAGCCCGGTGCCAGTTGGACGGGGAGTGACCAGAATGGACACGGTTGCCAGAGAGCAATGCAAAGCCCCAAATTGGAATGTATTGTTTCTCAAATGATGTGGCTTGAAGATGGGATATCTTACTCAGATATAATTTTACCTATCTGCTCTGCAGAAGAACATCCGGATATTAACGTTATCAGTGGTTCAAACTTTGAGGTAATGACTTGCTATACCGAACCTATCGTTAAACCTTTTGGAGAATCTAAATCGGATCTTGAAGCAGTTTTACTTGTTGGTGAAAAGCTGGGAGTAACTGATAGTTTGACCGGCGGTAAAAAGTATGATGAATTAATCCAGGATAGAATTAAAGAAGGATACAATAATTCCGGTGTAACGGATTTAATTAGCTGGGATAAACTCAGTGAAAAAACTTATTTTGCTCAGGCTCCCGACATGAAATGGTACAACAGAGAACCTACTTTCTTGGGCTTCTATAAAGATCCTAATAAAAATCCATTAAGAACGCCTACCGGATTATTGGAAATAGAATCGCAATTACTTAAAGACAACTTCCCAGATGATAAGGAAAGACCTCCGGTAGCTCGTTACGTTCGTGGCGGTCCTCCGGAAGAAGGTTGGGCTCATAATGAAGATAGATTGATTAGTGAAAGAGCAAAACACTATCCGTTATTGATGGTTAGTAACACTTCGACCTGGAAACATCACTCTATGTTCTCGGATGTCCCTTGGACAAGAGAAATCGAAAAAGTTGTTGGTTACGACGGTTATGCGTATTCTCCGATTTGGGTAAATCCGGTTGATGCCGATGCCAGGGGTATTAAAGAAGGTGACATTATAAGAGTCTTTAATGAACGAGGCGGAGTGCTTGGAGGAGCTATTTTAACCGATCGAGTAATTGCTGGTGCAGTACGTATGGAGAAAGCCGGTGGCGGTCATCACATTATCCCTGGTGAACTTCACAGAGGCGGAAACCCTAACTGTATCAATCCGGTTGAAAACCACTCATTGAACGCATATGGAGGTGCTTATACAGGATACTTGGTGGAAGTAGAAAGAGTAACCGGAAGCCAAATGGATGAGTGGCGTGCAAATTACCCTGAAGCATTTGCCAGAGACAGTAACCCAACCTATGGTGAATTCTGCTCAGGTTGGATAATAGGAAAGGGGGGTGAATAATAATGGGTAAAGTATTTCTTATTGATATTGCAAAGTGCAATGGTTGTTATAGCTGTCAGTGTGCTTGTAAAGACGAACATGTTGAGAACGATTGGATGCCTTATAATAGGCTTCAGCCAGCTTATGGACAATTTTGGTTTAAATTACAAGAAATTATAAGAGGAACAACTCCAAAGATTAAAGCTGCTTATGTTCCCTTGATGTGCATGCATTGTGACGATGCTCCATGCATGAAGTCTTGCCCTGTAGACGCGATAAATAAGAGGCCTGACGGATTGGTTATAATTGATCCTGCAAAATGTAATGGATGCATGTTATGTGTTGAAGCTTGTCCTTATGGTGCCATATATTACAATAACGATTTGAAGTTGGCTCAAAAATGCACCGGGTGTGCTCATCTTCTTGATCGAGGCTGGCCTATTAAAGAGCCTCGCTGTGTGGATGCTTGTATAACTGATATGCTTAGGTTTGGAGAAGAAGAAGATTTTTCCGCAGATATTGCTAAATCTGAGGCTTATCCGACATTGTCGGGTGAACCTGCTCCAAAAGTTAGGGTTCATTACCAAAATCTTCCTAAACGATTTATCGCAGGAACTGTATATGACCCTGGTACCGAAGAGGTAGTTATAGGTGCAACTTGTACCCTTTCCGGTGCCGATAGTGGAACTGCTGTTACCGATGAGTTTGGTGATTTCTGGTTTGAAGGAATCGCAGTTGGCGAATATTCGGTTAAAATTGAAAAAGACGGAAAGACTTTAACGAGAGATAATATCAACACCGAAAAGGATGTCAATTTAGGTAATTTAGCTTTATCTTAGTAGTATAAATGCTGCTTAATTGAAGGCTGTGCAAGAATTAAAACAGGACCCGGATCATCCGGGTCCTGTTTTATAGCTACAACGGTGTTCGTTAAATGTTGGCAGCCTTATCCGCCATCGGCTTCGAATTTGTTATTTGTTAGCGCGAACCGTACTGTGTTAAAATTACTTCGGACTGGCAGAGTCTGAAAATAAGTTTTAAATGAGGTTTTGTGTAATTAAAGAAAGGTTCCGAAGCCTCCTTAATTAGACTTCTTTAAAATAGCAATATAACCCTTCACTTTTTTCTCTTCCCTTTAATTTAATCCGTGTTTTAGATCTGTTGTTGGTCAATAAAATTAGGAGAAATAAATTGCAAATAGTAACGGATAGCGGTACCGATGTTTCTTTATCCGAACAAGAAAGGAAAGAACTCAAAGTCAATGTTGTGCCTCTTAACATAACTCTTGACGGAAAAACTTATCGTGATGGGATAGATATTACCCCCGAAGAGTTTTATCCGATTTTAGCGGAAAGTAAAGGTTTACCGAAAACATCTCAGCCTTCCCCTGGGGATTTTGTAAAACTGTATAAAGAGCTGGCTAAAGAAGACCCTGACATTCTGTCCATTCATATGAGTTCGGGGCTTAGCGGTACCCTTAATGCTGCCAAGGTAGCTGCGGGAATGGTACCCGAAGCCAATATAACGCATGTTGATACCAAAACGCTTTCAGTAGCCTCAGGATGGCAAGTGGAGGCAGCGGCAAGGGCGATAAAAAAGGGTTTATCGAAAGAAAACATTTTAGATTTATTGAAAAAAATAGGCGATGCCACAGAGATTGTCTATACGCTAAAAGAATTAAAATACCTTATTCACGGCGGGCGTATCAGTCATATTAAGGGCTTAATTGCTTCGGTTTTGAATATAAAGCCCTTTATCGGGGTGGAAAAAGAGAAGGGGACTTATATTCAGATTGGACAGGCGATAACCTTTGATAGAGCATTGTCGGGTATTGTTGATTTAATAAGTAAACAACACAACCCGGGAGTAAAATTAAGGGCACAAGTGATGCATACCTTTAATCCCGAAAGTGCGATGGCATTACGCGAAATGATTGATAAAGTTTTTCAATGTACATGGCTTCCGGTGGGGAGTATCTCGGTTGCCCTTGGTGCGCACCCGGGCCCCAGTATGGTTGGCGTTGTTTATGCGCCCGAGGAAGTTTTTGCCGAGTTAGTTTAATTTCTCCCCTTTATTTCTCTTAATCATAATGTGGTAAAATCAGATTTGCGGTATACGACACAGGTATAGCGCAAATTTTGGTTTTGCACTTAAATAAGAGGTTCCAAATGTCAAAAACAATTAAAACTGTTTTAATCACCTTGTTGGCGGCGTTTGCCGTAATGTTTTCTTTTCAGGTTGGTTACTATGCCGGTGTTGAAGAAGGAAGGACTTCACTGGCAGATGATCCGCACTTGGCCAGTATTGAAGAAGCATGGTCCAACATCAAATTTTATTATGTTGAAAATGACGATATTGATTACGATCTTTTAACTCAATTTGCAATCGAAGGCATGCTGGATTATTTAAATGACAGCCATTCGGCTTATTTAGACCCTCAGGAATTTGCCAGTGATGCCGAATCAATGGCCGGCAGTTACAGCGGCATCGGTGTTTTGGTTTCCGTAGCCAATGAACGGTTTGTGGTTGTAAAGGTTTACGATGATTCACCGGCGGCAGAAGCCGGATTACTGGAGGGAGACTTTATACAGGCGGTTAACGGAGAGTCTACGGCGGAAATGTCTTTGGATGAACTTGTTTCAAAGGTCCGCGGTGAGGAGGGGACAACAGTAACTCTAAGCGTAATGCGTCATGACGGTCTAACTTCCAAAGATTTGAATGTTATAAGAGGAAAGGTGATTGTTCCGAGCGTCCATTTGGAAATGATTGATGAAATTGCTTACGTCAGAATTGACCAGTTTGCACAGGAAACGGATAAAGAATTCAGTAAGATATTAAAAGAACTTCAGGATAACGGTGCTACCGGTATCGTATTGGACTTGCGCAGTAATCCCGGCGGGTTGTTGCAAACAGTACTAAATATCGCCAGTTGTTTTTACACCGAGGGTAACGTTCTTACCGTTAAAGAAAACGACGGTAAAACTAAAAAATACAATGTCAATAAGCAATCGGTTACCACCAATCTTCCGGTTGTGGTATTGGTTGACAGATACAGTGCCAGCGCCAGTGAAGTATTGGCAGGGGCCTTACAGGATCATAACAGGGCTCAGATTGCGGGGACAATAACCTACGGTAAAGGCAGTGTCAACATCATGTTTGAGTTACCTAATATGGGCGGTTTATATCTTACAACCGCCAGGTGGTATACGCCAAACGGCAATCTAATTGAAGGGATTGGCATTACCCCGGATATTATTACCGATTTGGAAGGCGAAGAATTGATTAATTGGGCGGTCGATTATCTGCTTGACCGTTAGTTTGTACTGCTTTAATCTTTTTTGCTGTGATATTAAGAATGGTTGCTATTATCTTGATATCACTATAAAATGTTGGATGATATGAGCAGCGTATCGGTTTTATACCAGTTACAGGAAACAGAACTTGAGATTGAGTCTTTAAGGGAGACCTTAAGGGCTTATATTAAAAAATTGGAAGAAAACGAGGCGCTAAATTCCGAACGTTCTGCACTGTCTTTACTGCGCAATCAATTGGAAACGCTTCGAAAAAAACAACAAGAAATCCAGTGGTTAATCGATGACATCGAAGCTAAAATAAAAAAATCCAATAACGATTTATACAACGGTAACATCAAAAATCCCAAAGAATTACTTAATTTACAACAAGAAGTAGGCGTGTTGGAATCTCAACGTAAACAACACGAAGATGAATTATTGATTGTGTTATCTCAGACAGAAGCGGTTACGGAGGCGGAAGTCCAAAAAGCTGAAAATGTAAAAAAGATGGAAACCGAGTGGCGCAGCGAACAATCTTCTTTAATCGCGGAAGCGCAGAAATTAAAAACGGCAATTACCGAAATGAAATCCAAACGCGATACTATGGTTTCCGCTATCGATTTACAAATGCTCGAGCGTTATAATCAACTGAAAGAAAAAAGAGGCGTGGCAGTCGCTAAAATTGAACAAGGAACTTGTTGCGGTTGTCGGATAACGCTTTCAACGGCACAGTTACAGCAGGTACGCACCGGAAAAGTTGTGCAATGTGACAGCTGCCGCCGAATTCTTTATCTGTTATAGCTTTACAGAGGAAGGTTTTAATTATCGAAAGAGTTATTATACATACGGACGGGGCATCGCGCGGTAATCCCGGGCGGTCTGCAATCGGTGTTACCATCAAAGATGAAAAAGGCAATCTGTTAAAGTCTGTTTCACAAGCAATCGGCATTACCACCAATAATCAGGCGGAATATAAAGCAATTATCGTCGCGCTTGATCAAGCCGTTAAACTGGGGGCCAAACAAGTAGAACTCAGGTCCGATTCCGAGTTGGTAGTTTTTCAGCTTACCGGCAGATACAAGGTCAAAAAAGATACTTTACAGCCTCTTTTTCAAGAAGTAACAGCCTTAATTTCGCGCTTCGAATCATTTAAAATCAGGCATATCCCCCGCGCGCAAAACAGTGAGGCGGATGCTTTGGCAAACAAAGCGTTTAAATAACGCTTACTTGAGCCTTTTTACTTATCTTGGTTTTTGAAAACAACGGGTTTGCTTCAAGCGCTTAAACTTTGTAATCCCTATTTAATATCCAGTTTTTGCGGGAATGCTTCGTTACGCATTAGATTCCACATTTTATCGATGTAGGAAAGCGTATAAAAGTGTTCGAAATAGTGGTAATAATACGAACCTTTGGTTGTCATTTTGTACCCGTTTTTTTCTTTGCAAACCCATCCCAGTAAGCGTGCAACCAATAATTCAAATCCATAGGCTTTTTGCAGCGAGCAGCCGAAAAATTCACTAAAATCCTTTTCGTTTACGTGCATTGTGTAGGCGCCCCAGAACAAGTAATAAACCATTCGTTGGCGCTTGCTAAAATTCAGCGTCAGGGCAGTGGGAAGCTTTTGCTCTTTAATTTTTTTAATATAAGCGTTAACATCAAAGGTATTAATTTTAAATTTGTCTTTGAGCAGTGTTGTTGCGGAACAGCCGAATCCCAAAAAGTTTTTGCGGGTCATTGAAGAATATTTTGAAACGCCGGCTTGGGAAAACGTCCATACCGAATCGCGAGAGTAACCTTGTTTTTGGCAATAGTTAATCAGTTGATAAAACAATCTTTTTTTATCTTTTTCATTTATGCGCTTAAAACTGCGAGATGTAAAAGAAAAGTCGATAAACGGGTAAACGGCGATACAGTTTGCTCCTATTTCAAAAGCCGTTTGGATATCTTTTTTAAGCAGTTCGATTGTTTGCCCCGGCAGGGTGAAAATAAAATCCATTGATACAGTTTCGAATTGTACTTTTTTGAGGGATTCGGAGATTAACTCCAAATCAATTTCATTACGGCCGAGTGCTTTTAAACAGTCCTTTTGGAAAGATTGAATGCCGATACTGATTTTTGTAACGCCGGCCTGTTTGAGTTCGGAAAGCGTTATCGTATTTACGTCTTGAGGGTGGAGCTCCAATCCAATCCCTTCGCTGATATCAAAGTATTTTCCTAATCTATCGATTATTTTTTGAATATTTGCTGTAAATAGGGCGGGGCTTCCGCCGCCGAAGTATAAACTGCTTACGGTTTTCTTGCTGCTCCCATGGGCGCTTCCTACCATGTCAATCTCTTGCAGTAAGGCATCCAAATATTCGTCAGCTAAATCCTTGTTGTAAACAGTTTTGCAATAGGG
Above is a genomic segment from Dehalococcoidales bacterium containing:
- a CDS encoding S41 family peptidase — encoded protein: MSKTIKTVLITLLAAFAVMFSFQVGYYAGVEEGRTSLADDPHLASIEEAWSNIKFYYVENDDIDYDLLTQFAIEGMLDYLNDSHSAYLDPQEFASDAESMAGSYSGIGVLVSVANERFVVVKVYDDSPAAEAGLLEGDFIQAVNGESTAEMSLDELVSKVRGEEGTTVTLSVMRHDGLTSKDLNVIRGKVIVPSVHLEMIDEIAYVRIDQFAQETDKEFSKILKELQDNGATGIVLDLRSNPGGLLQTVLNIASCFYTEGNVLTVKENDGKTKKYNVNKQSVTTNLPVVVLVDRYSASASEVLAGALQDHNRAQIAGTITYGKGSVNIMFELPNMGGLYLTTARWYTPNGNLIEGIGITPDIITDLEGEELINWAVDYLLDR
- a CDS encoding ribonuclease HI family protein — translated: MHTDGASRGNPGRSAIGVTIKDEKGNLLKSVSQAIGITTNNQAEYKAIIVALDQAVKLGAKQVELRSDSELVVFQLTGRYKVKKDTLQPLFQEVTALISRFESFKIRHIPRAQNSEADALANKAFK
- a CDS encoding DUF4405 domain-containing protein; this translates as MKIRFSNFYNYAMDILLIYGSIGVIFTSYILWFAIPAATGRGGRGCGWALTGQGGPGNMDTVFGYGRFYWVDIHSWVAIVAIILILAHVLLHWDWNIESVKRLKGQIVGMKTAVLERYVTNVLLFIFTVFEVLSGFVIWVVLRRGDGQLLDTLNGTGATFWGLQRNEWCDLHTWVAVAMLSLVIVHVVIHWDWVTKVTLGRVKNNKSQNGAKSKNLEINGILNEFDVCAYQKRVGLLLGLFGAICFIILAFTFRLDHFHRFDFMLYLIPVPFIALLLAHRWQYIGGSVLAAMGLAIVAIYAYNPIITVWRIAGVWRETGWGIFSILMVVTIPFVMSAVFYFLSRRKKCLNDF
- a CDS encoding molybdopterin-dependent oxidoreductase, which gives rise to MKEEKDLKTEETKQSGEVSRRDFLVGAGTVVVGGAVGAGLLSSCNGGEDKTVTTTKTVEKTVTVDGGGGGATVTVTETVGGEGAITITETKTVSDGTGGGALEPWQEPETTIVASHIHVVACDVKNGRIVRGRRVHFEDDVEAWSLSARGKTWTVPLKSTAPAYYLAHRKRTDSPNRIPYPLKRVDWEPGGDPAKINAQNRGRSKYKRISWDEAATIIAGEMVRVADKYGVEAVSSCRSGHHHEGHNVQGSIDTINAFMYYWSLAKYGSTTTDRHDQANSTAGGQMGGRYVLGTDYEPNDVLKDICENTELMLVWPGDVGSKTWRYTIGQLPGMWYHWFEELGIKRVFISPDLNLGASLYADKWIPLIPQTDAAFMLAIAHIWFKEGTFDQSYLDTHTVGFEKFKAYVLGEEDGEEKTVDWAAPICGVDKWTIKAVARAWASKITSIGYGRAGGGAVCRTVYAHEAQRIQLYLQAMQGLGAPGKHTLHAFGQVIGKPVKPATTNSVGGSAKITSLIASDLGHRLNANDRDRQFIPTGKLEKAILNPPVYYYSMADQFFKRRYPMEGKSEIHFMWQPGASWTGSDQNGHGCQRAMQSPKLECIVSQMMWLEDGISYSDIILPICSAEEHPDINVISGSNFEVMTCYTEPIVKPFGESKSDLEAVLLVGEKLGVTDSLTGGKKYDELIQDRIKEGYNNSGVTDLISWDKLSEKTYFAQAPDMKWYNREPTFLGFYKDPNKNPLRTPTGLLEIESQLLKDNFPDDKERPPVARYVRGGPPEEGWAHNEDRLISERAKHYPLLMVSNTSTWKHHSMFSDVPWTREIEKVVGYDGYAYSPIWVNPVDADARGIKEGDIIRVFNERGGVLGGAILTDRVIAGAVRMEKAGGGHHIIPGELHRGGNPNCINPVENHSLNAYGGAYTGYLVEVERVTGSQMDEWRANYPEAFARDSNPTYGEFCSGWIIGKGGE
- a CDS encoding 4Fe-4S dicluster domain-containing protein, with the protein product MGKVFLIDIAKCNGCYSCQCACKDEHVENDWMPYNRLQPAYGQFWFKLQEIIRGTTPKIKAAYVPLMCMHCDDAPCMKSCPVDAINKRPDGLVIIDPAKCNGCMLCVEACPYGAIYYNNDLKLAQKCTGCAHLLDRGWPIKEPRCVDACITDMLRFGEEEDFSADIAKSEAYPTLSGEPAPKVRVHYQNLPKRFIAGTVYDPGTEEVVIGATCTLSGADSGTAVTDEFGDFWFEGIAVGEYSVKIEKDGKTLTRDNINTEKDVNLGNLALS
- a CDS encoding DegV family protein, whose protein sequence is MQIVTDSGTDVSLSEQERKELKVNVVPLNITLDGKTYRDGIDITPEEFYPILAESKGLPKTSQPSPGDFVKLYKELAKEDPDILSIHMSSGLSGTLNAAKVAAGMVPEANITHVDTKTLSVASGWQVEAAARAIKKGLSKENILDLLKKIGDATEIVYTLKELKYLIHGGRISHIKGLIASVLNIKPFIGVEKEKGTYIQIGQAITFDRALSGIVDLISKQHNPGVKLRAQVMHTFNPESAMALREMIDKVFQCTWLPVGSISVALGAHPGPSMVGVVYAPEEVFAELV
- a CDS encoding radical SAM protein, with product MGILTSAARIWLTRSFRPFEFTDRNDNSLDYQNLEDLGLYVHIPFCRSICDFCPYCKTVYNKDLADEYLDALLQEIDMVGSAHGSSKKTVSSLYFGGGSPALFTANIQKIIDRLGKYFDISEGIGLELHPQDVNTITLSELKQAGVTKISIGIQSFQKDCLKALGRNEIDLELISESLKKVQFETVSMDFIFTLPGQTIELLKKDIQTAFEIGANCIAVYPFIDFSFTSRSFKRINEKDKKRLFYQLINYCQKQGYSRDSVWTFSQAGVSKYSSMTRKNFLGFGCSATTLLKDKFKINTFDVNAYIKKIKEQKLPTALTLNFSKRQRMVYYLFWGAYTMHVNEKDFSEFFGCSLQKAYGFELLVARLLGWVCKEKNGYKMTTKGSYYYHYFEHFYTLSYIDKMWNLMRNEAFPQKLDIK
- a CDS encoding C4-type zinc ribbon domain-containing protein, which translates into the protein MSSVSVLYQLQETELEIESLRETLRAYIKKLEENEALNSERSALSLLRNQLETLRKKQQEIQWLIDDIEAKIKKSNNDLYNGNIKNPKELLNLQQEVGVLESQRKQHEDELLIVLSQTEAVTEAEVQKAENVKKMETEWRSEQSSLIAEAQKLKTAITEMKSKRDTMVSAIDLQMLERYNQLKEKRGVAVAKIEQGTCCGCRITLSTAQLQQVRTGKVVQCDSCRRILYLL